A single region of the Rhodospirillales bacterium genome encodes:
- a CDS encoding cupin domain-containing protein yields MERGDLRMSIYAPRNEDRQQPHAEDEIYFVIRGSGHFTAGDQRCSFNGGDLLFVPAGVEHRFYRFTGDLLLWVVHQGARPGDTADDAASARTGVTPAPPRGSAG; encoded by the coding sequence ATGGAACGCGGCGACCTGCGGATGTCCATCTACGCTCCGCGCAACGAGGATCGTCAGCAGCCCCACGCCGAAGATGAAATCTATTTCGTCATCCGCGGCAGCGGTCATTTTACTGCCGGCGACCAGCGCTGCAGCTTCAACGGCGGCGACCTGCTGTTCGTTCCCGCCGGCGTCGAGCACCGCTTCTATCGCTTTACCGGCGATCTGCTGCTGTGGGTCGTGCACCAGGGAGCCCGCCCGGGCGACACTGCGGATGACGCGGCCTCGGCGCGGACGGGGGTCACTCCAGCACCACCTCGCGGGTCTGCTGGATGA
- the hypD gene encoding hydrogenase formation protein HypD, translating into MTVRFVDEFRDPALARSVAAAIAAEAHAVRDYHIMEFCGGHTHAIFRYGVQDLLPANVHMIHGPGCPVCVLPIARVDQAVQLARDHGVVLCTYGDLLRVPGLERMTLLKAKAAGADVRMVYSSLDAIRIAREAPDREVVFFAIGFETTTPPTAVALKQARALGLENFTVHCNHVLTPAAITAILESPEVRGLGTLPLDAFIGPAHVSAVIGSRPFEHFAEAYQRPVVIAGFEPLDVMQAILMLIRQLNDGRAEVENEYTRVVDRDGNTKAQALVAEVFDLRSSFEWRGLGPVPYSALRINAAFAGFDAERRFALAETEVPDSKACACGAILRGVKKPSDCKIFGTVCTPDNPIGSCMVSSEGACAAYYTYGRFREAERVPA; encoded by the coding sequence ATGACGGTCCGCTTCGTCGACGAGTTCCGCGATCCCGCGTTGGCCCGCAGCGTGGCGGCCGCCATCGCCGCCGAGGCGCACGCGGTCCGCGACTACCACATCATGGAGTTCTGCGGCGGCCACACCCACGCCATCTTCCGTTACGGCGTCCAGGATCTGCTGCCGGCCAACGTGCACATGATCCACGGGCCGGGCTGCCCGGTGTGCGTGCTGCCCATCGCCCGCGTCGACCAGGCGGTGCAACTCGCACGGGACCACGGCGTCGTGTTGTGCACCTACGGAGATCTCTTGCGGGTTCCGGGCTTGGAGCGCATGACGCTGCTGAAGGCCAAGGCCGCCGGCGCCGACGTGCGCATGGTGTATTCCAGCCTCGACGCGATCCGCATCGCCCGCGAGGCCCCGGACCGCGAAGTGGTGTTCTTTGCGATCGGCTTCGAAACCACGACCCCGCCGACCGCCGTGGCGCTCAAGCAGGCGCGCGCGCTCGGCCTCGAGAACTTCACGGTCCACTGCAACCACGTGCTCACCCCAGCGGCGATCACCGCCATCCTGGAAAGCCCGGAGGTGCGCGGCCTCGGAACGCTGCCGCTCGACGCCTTCATCGGCCCGGCCCACGTCAGCGCCGTCATCGGCTCGCGCCCGTTCGAGCATTTCGCCGAGGCCTACCAGCGCCCGGTGGTCATCGCCGGTTTCGAGCCGCTCGACGTGATGCAGGCCATCCTGATGCTGATCCGCCAACTCAACGACGGCCGCGCCGAAGTCGAGAACGAGTACACCCGCGTCGTCGACCGCGACGGCAACACGAAGGCGCAGGCGCTGGTGGCGGAAGTGTTCGATCTGCGCTCCAGCTTCGAATGGCGGGGGCTGGGCCCGGTTCCGTACAGCGCCCTCCGCATCAACGCGGCGTTCGCCGGCTTCGATGCCGAGCGGCGCTTCGCGCTTGCGGAGACGGAAGTGCCCGACAGCAAGGCGTGCGCGTGCGGCGCCATCCTCCGCGGCGTCAAGAAGCCGAGCGACTGCAAGATCTTCGGGACGGTATGCACGCCGGACAACCCCATCGGCTCGTGCATGGTGTCCTCGGAAGGCGCCTGCGCCGCGTACTACACCTACGGCCGCTTCCGGGAGGCGGAGCGTGTCCCCGCCTGA
- a CDS encoding carbamoyltransferase HypF — translation MADAFVVPLPRSVAPVVAVGAFLKNTLCLAQGSASLVSNDLGDLSTASARGAAERTFAAFLDSVDGWPPIIAHDRHPDFPSTRFAEDMAGRLGVPAVAVQHHHAHVAAVMAEHGLEQPVLGLALDGYGYGDDGEAWGGELLRVDASGFRRLGHLKHLRQPGGDAAARQPWRMGAAALHALGRGPEIPARFAAFPGAGVVARMLERGCNAPPTSSCGRLFDAACGLLGVKAVSAFEGEAPMALERLAASVAQGEAEAAAEVDSGGWRLDDGTLGWRLDDESLGWRLDDESLGWRLDDESLGWRLDDGSLGWRLDGGVLDMTPLLARLIGMDPRQGARLFHATLVAALAEWVATTAAATGVRRVVLAGGCFANTVLRTGLTMALAERDLETLSPRGLGPGDAAISLGQAWVVAMAEHRRKKD, via the coding sequence ATGGCCGACGCGTTCGTCGTTCCCCTGCCGCGTTCCGTTGCGCCGGTGGTGGCGGTGGGCGCCTTTCTCAAGAATACCCTTTGCCTGGCCCAGGGCTCGGCCTCCCTGGTCTCCAACGATCTCGGCGATCTGTCGACGGCGTCGGCGCGGGGCGCTGCGGAACGCACGTTCGCGGCATTTCTGGACAGTGTCGACGGCTGGCCGCCGATTATCGCCCATGATCGCCATCCCGACTTCCCGTCGACGCGTTTTGCAGAAGACATGGCGGGCCGGCTTGGAGTCCCGGCGGTGGCGGTGCAGCATCACCATGCCCATGTCGCTGCGGTGATGGCGGAGCACGGCCTGGAACAGCCGGTGCTCGGGCTGGCGCTGGACGGCTACGGCTACGGCGACGATGGCGAGGCGTGGGGCGGCGAGTTGCTGCGCGTCGATGCCAGCGGGTTTCGCCGACTGGGACACTTGAAGCACCTGCGCCAGCCGGGCGGCGACGCCGCGGCACGCCAGCCGTGGCGCATGGGCGCGGCGGCGCTGCACGCCTTGGGGCGCGGTCCCGAGATCCCGGCGCGCTTCGCCGCCTTCCCGGGCGCCGGGGTGGTGGCCCGGATGCTGGAGCGGGGCTGCAATGCGCCGCCGACCTCAAGTTGCGGGCGGCTGTTCGACGCCGCGTGCGGCCTGCTCGGGGTCAAGGCGGTCTCTGCCTTCGAAGGCGAGGCGCCGATGGCGCTCGAGCGACTCGCCGCGTCGGTGGCCCAAGGGGAGGCGGAGGCGGCGGCGGAAGTCGATTCCGGCGGCTGGCGCCTCGACGATGGAACGCTCGGCTGGCGCCTCGACGATGAATCGCTCGGCTGGCGCCTCGACGATGAATCGCTCGGCTGGCGCCTCGACGATGAATCGCTCGGCTGGCGCCTCGACGACGGATCGCTCGGCTGGCGCCTCGACGGCGGGGTGCTCGACATGACGCCGCTGCTGGCGCGTCTCATCGGCATGGACCCGAGGCAGGGCGCCCGGCTGTTCCACGCCACCCTCGTCGCGGCGCTGGCCGAATGGGTGGCGACGACGGCGGCCGCTACCGGCGTGCGCCGCGTCGTCCTCGCCGGCGGCTGCTTCGCCAACACGGTGCTGAGGACCGGCCTGACCATGGCGCTTGCCGAGCGGGATCTGGAGACGCTGTCGCCGCGCGGATTGGGGCCGGGCGACGCCGCGATCAGCCTCGGCCAGGCCTGGGTGGTTGCCATGGCCGAACACCGAAGGAAAAAGGACTAG
- the hypE gene encoding hydrogenase expression/formation protein HypE, translating into MAQLIAEMFARHFDNTWLAGQHDAATVPLENGAPHGGAPHGVGRIVVSTDGFVISPLFFPGGDIGSLAVHGTVNDVAMAGARPLYLTCGMIIEEGFALADLDAIVRSMAAAARAAGVTIVAGDTKVVERGKGDGIFITTTGIGVAPDGVDISADRACPGDAVLISGSIGDHGVAVLSKREDLRFETELLSDSAALNGLVADMVAAVPGIHVLRDPTRGGLAAVLNEIAMASGIGITVREDAIPIADAVRGACELLGLDPLYVPNEGKLVAFCAAADADRLLSVMLAHPLGRHARIIGACTEDPHRFVQMETSFGGTRIVDWLAGEQLPRIC; encoded by the coding sequence ATGGCGCAGTTGATCGCCGAGATGTTCGCCAGACACTTCGACAACACCTGGCTCGCCGGACAACACGACGCCGCCACCGTGCCGCTGGAGAACGGCGCCCCACATGGGGGCGCTCCGCATGGCGTCGGCCGCATCGTGGTCAGCACCGACGGCTTCGTCATTTCGCCGCTGTTCTTTCCCGGCGGCGACATCGGCTCGCTCGCCGTGCACGGCACCGTCAACGACGTCGCCATGGCCGGGGCGCGGCCGCTCTATCTGACCTGCGGCATGATCATCGAGGAGGGCTTTGCTCTGGCGGACCTCGACGCCATCGTCCGCTCGATGGCGGCGGCGGCGCGCGCCGCGGGCGTCACGATCGTCGCCGGCGACACCAAGGTGGTCGAACGCGGCAAGGGCGACGGCATCTTCATAACCACAACGGGCATCGGCGTCGCGCCCGACGGCGTCGACATCTCCGCCGATCGCGCCTGCCCCGGCGACGCGGTTCTGATCAGCGGCAGCATCGGCGATCATGGGGTCGCGGTGTTGTCGAAGCGGGAAGACTTGAGGTTCGAGACGGAACTGCTGTCGGACTCGGCGGCGCTGAACGGCCTGGTCGCCGACATGGTGGCGGCGGTGCCCGGCATCCACGTGCTGCGCGACCCGACCCGCGGCGGCCTCGCGGCGGTCCTCAACGAAATCGCCATGGCATCCGGCATCGGCATCACCGTCCGCGAGGACGCCATCCCCATTGCCGATGCCGTCCGCGGCGCCTGCGAATTGCTGGGGCTCGACCCGCTCTATGTTCCCAACGAGGGCAAGCTGGTGGCGTTCTGCGCGGCCGCCGATGCGGATCGATTGCTATCGGTGATGCTGGCTCACCCCCTCGGCCGCCACGCCCGCATCATCGGCGCCTGCACCGAGGATCCGCACCGGTTCGTCCAGATGGAGACGTCGTTCGGCGGCACCCGCATCGTCGACTGGCTCGCGGGCGAGCAGTTGCCGCGCATTTGCTGA
- the hypA gene encoding hydrogenase maturation nickel metallochaperone HypA: protein MHEVSLCEGIIRIIEAEQRTHGFQRVNAVRIVIGAFSCAAPEALEFCFRTIARGTVADGAILDMVRIPGNAWCMNCGETVELTERYDCCPQCRTYELQVTGGDELRVAELEVA, encoded by the coding sequence GTGCACGAAGTGTCCTTGTGCGAAGGCATCATTCGTATAATCGAGGCGGAGCAGCGCACGCACGGGTTCCAGCGCGTGAACGCGGTACGCATCGTGATCGGCGCCTTTTCGTGCGCCGCACCGGAGGCTCTGGAATTCTGCTTCCGGACGATCGCGCGCGGAACCGTCGCCGACGGCGCCATCCTGGACATGGTTCGCATCCCCGGCAATGCGTGGTGCATGAACTGCGGGGAGACGGTGGAACTGACGGAACGCTACGACTGCTGCCCGCAGTGCAGGACGTATGAGTTGCAGGTGACCGGCGGCGACGAGCTTCGCGTCGCCGAGTTGGAGGTGGCATAA
- a CDS encoding glycogen/starch/alpha-glucan phosphorylase: protein MPAKKNAGPAEDNAVYEIPEDYHTGTDVDSVVQSYNFHLHFTLAKDQYSATTHDCYQALALAVRDRLVGRWIRTQQTYHHQNVKRINYLSLEFLIGRAMGNNVINLMMEDTCRQAMTRLGLDWDILRDVEVDAALGNGGLGRLAACFLDSMATLKLPAIGYGIRYDYGIFKQRIENGYQVEEPDNWLRLGNPWEIPHPEKTRAVQFEGRAEPYRIGKRTKWQWLDARPVYGLPFDTPIVGYGSNNVNTLRLWTASATQEFDFHDFSRGSYVEAVEDKVMAENLTKVLYPSDAIYAGRELRLRQQYFFVSCSIQDLIRRFKAHNNDWNSFPDKSFIQMNDTHPAVVIPELMRILLDEEDLEWENAWELTVNSTGYTNHTLLPEALEKWPVSMFGRLLPRHLQIIYEMNSRFLRKVATRYPGDTGRLERMSMIEEQPEKQVRMANMCVVGSKSTNGVAALHTKLLKSQAMPDFADFFPERFNNKTNGVTPRRWLLKANPGLSKLICEEIGTGWITDLDQLRGIEKLVDDPKIIQKIIDIKQANKKALAEYIQKELGIRVPSASMFDVQIKRIHEYKRQLLLCLYAITLFNRIKENPDLDIVPRTFIFAGKAAPGYFMAKLIIKLINSVGSVVNYDPDLKDKLKVVFLPDYRVSLAEKIIPAAELSEQISTAGTEASGTGNMKFAMNGALTIGTLDGANVEIKEQVGDDNIFIFGLTADQVAAQRGSYDSISAYRSHEDIRRAIDLIRDDFFSLNEPGIFRPIVATLLEGGDHYMHLADLPSYIDEQARVDALYRDQQAWSRKALINIARTGKFSSDRTIAEYAKEIWDVKPVNVADS, encoded by the coding sequence ATGCCAGCGAAGAAGAACGCCGGACCGGCAGAAGACAATGCGGTGTACGAGATTCCGGAGGACTACCACACCGGGACCGATGTCGACAGCGTGGTGCAGAGCTACAACTTCCATCTGCACTTTACACTGGCCAAGGATCAGTACTCGGCCACCACACACGATTGTTATCAAGCTCTCGCACTGGCCGTCCGCGATCGCCTGGTTGGCCGCTGGATCCGCACGCAGCAGACCTACCATCACCAGAACGTCAAGCGCATCAACTACCTGTCCCTCGAGTTCCTGATCGGCCGAGCGATGGGCAATAACGTCATTAATCTGATGATGGAGGACACCTGCCGCCAAGCGATGACCCGGCTCGGCCTCGACTGGGACATCCTGCGCGACGTGGAGGTCGACGCGGCGCTCGGCAACGGCGGCCTCGGCCGTCTCGCCGCCTGCTTTCTCGACTCCATGGCGACCTTGAAGCTGCCGGCCATCGGTTACGGCATTCGCTACGACTACGGGATCTTCAAGCAACGCATCGAGAACGGGTACCAGGTCGAGGAGCCGGACAATTGGCTGCGGCTCGGCAATCCCTGGGAGATCCCCCACCCGGAAAAGACCCGCGCAGTGCAATTCGAAGGCCGCGCCGAACCCTACCGCATCGGCAAGCGCACCAAGTGGCAATGGCTCGACGCGCGGCCGGTTTACGGCTTGCCCTTTGACACGCCGATCGTCGGTTACGGCTCCAACAACGTCAACACCTTGCGCCTGTGGACGGCCAGTGCGACGCAGGAGTTCGACTTCCACGACTTCTCGCGCGGCTCCTACGTTGAGGCCGTCGAAGACAAAGTGATGGCCGAAAACCTGACCAAGGTTCTGTACCCGAGCGACGCCATCTATGCCGGTCGCGAACTCAGGCTCCGTCAGCAGTATTTCTTCGTCTCCTGTTCGATCCAAGATCTCATCCGCCGCTTCAAGGCGCACAACAACGACTGGAATTCTTTCCCCGACAAGTCCTTTATCCAGATGAACGACACCCATCCGGCGGTGGTGATTCCTGAACTGATGCGCATCCTGCTCGACGAGGAAGATCTCGAGTGGGAGAACGCCTGGGAGTTGACGGTCAACTCGACCGGCTACACCAATCATACCCTGTTGCCGGAAGCGCTGGAGAAGTGGCCGGTGAGCATGTTCGGGCGCCTGCTGCCGCGACACCTGCAGATCATCTATGAAATGAACAGTCGTTTTCTGCGCAAGGTTGCTACCCGCTATCCCGGCGATACCGGGCGTCTCGAGCGCATGAGCATGATCGAGGAGCAACCGGAGAAGCAGGTGCGCATGGCCAACATGTGCGTGGTGGGCAGCAAATCGACCAACGGCGTCGCCGCGCTTCACACCAAGCTGCTGAAGTCGCAGGCCATGCCGGACTTCGCCGATTTCTTCCCGGAACGTTTCAACAATAAGACCAACGGCGTCACGCCGCGGCGCTGGCTGCTGAAGGCCAATCCCGGCCTCTCCAAGCTGATCTGCGAGGAGATCGGCACGGGTTGGATCACCGACCTCGATCAACTCCGCGGGATCGAGAAACTTGTCGACGATCCCAAGATCATTCAGAAGATCATCGACATCAAGCAAGCCAACAAGAAAGCCTTGGCTGAGTATATCCAGAAAGAGTTGGGGATCCGCGTCCCCAGTGCGTCCATGTTCGACGTGCAGATCAAGCGCATTCACGAGTACAAGAGGCAATTGCTGCTGTGCCTCTATGCGATCACCCTGTTCAACCGCATAAAGGAAAACCCCGATCTGGATATCGTACCGCGGACGTTCATTTTCGCGGGCAAGGCCGCTCCGGGCTATTTCATGGCTAAGCTGATCATAAAGCTGATCAACTCGGTCGGCAGCGTGGTCAACTACGATCCGGACCTCAAGGACAAGTTGAAGGTCGTGTTCCTGCCCGATTACCGCGTGTCGCTGGCTGAAAAAATCATCCCCGCCGCGGAACTCAGCGAGCAGATCTCGACCGCAGGGACGGAAGCTTCCGGCACCGGCAACATGAAGTTCGCCATGAACGGCGCCCTCACCATCGGCACCCTGGACGGCGCCAACGTCGAGATCAAGGAACAGGTCGGCGACGACAACATCTTCATCTTTGGGCTGACCGCCGACCAGGTCGCGGCGCAACGCGGCAGCTATGACTCAATTTCCGCTTATCGGAGCCATGAGGACATCCGGCGCGCGATCGACCTGATCCGCGATGACTTCTTCAGTCTGAACGAGCCAGGGATCTTCCGACCCATCGTCGCCACCCTGCTCGAGGGCGGCGATCATTACATGCACCTCGCCGACCTCCCCAGCTACATCGACGAGCAGGCGCGGGTCGACGCGCTCTACCGGGATCAGCAGGCATGGAGCCGGAAAGCGCTGATCAACATTGCCCGCACCGGCAAGTTCAGCTCCGACCGCACCATCGCCGAGTACGCCAAGGAGATATGGGACGTAAAGCCCGTCAACGTCGCGGACAGTTGA
- a CDS encoding HypC/HybG/HupF family hydrogenase formation chaperone, which translates to MCLAIPAQITEIFENGMARAAVGGIVKEVSLALTDDIQVGDYVIVHVGFVLSRLDPEEARETLALFAGVGALDGVDWEADQEAPTR; encoded by the coding sequence ATGTGTCTGGCGATCCCGGCGCAGATCACCGAGATTTTCGAGAACGGCATGGCCAGGGCCGCCGTCGGCGGCATCGTCAAGGAGGTGAGCCTCGCCCTGACCGACGATATCCAGGTCGGCGACTATGTCATCGTCCATGTCGGCTTCGTGCTGTCGCGGCTGGATCCGGAAGAGGCGCGGGAGACGCTGGCGCTGTTCGCCGGAGTCGGCGCCCTCGACGGCGTCGATTGGGAAGCGGACCAGGAGGCGCCAACCCGATGA
- the hypB gene encoding hydrogenase nickel incorporation protein HypB yields the protein MCTVCGCGTADSVSIHGPEGHHHDHGHGRHHDHDSHHHDHGQGRHHDHDGHRHGRHHDHGHGHPHHVAESPHSGSPAGEPPRLHAVHAPGTSHARIVQVEQDILGENDRFAAANRAWLGARGVVALNLVSSPGSGKTTLLVRTIADLCDRVPIAVIEGDQQTAFDAERIRAAGAPSVQINTGKGCHLDAHMVGHAIERLQPEPDSLLFIENVGNLVCPAAFDLGEACKVVMLSVTEGEDKPLKYPDMFHASRLMLLTKIDLLPHVAFDVDRCLSYARRVNRDIEMLPVSATTGKGLAAWYDWIARRRACASGNRSVEAPV from the coding sequence ATGTGTACGGTATGCGGGTGCGGGACGGCCGACAGCGTCTCGATCCACGGCCCCGAAGGTCACCATCACGACCACGGTCATGGGCGCCATCACGACCACGACAGTCACCATCACGATCACGGTCAGGGGCGCCATCACGACCACGACGGGCACCGCCATGGGCGCCATCACGACCACGGTCATGGGCACCCTCATCACGTCGCGGAGAGCCCCCACAGTGGTTCGCCAGCCGGCGAGCCCCCGCGTCTGCACGCGGTGCACGCGCCGGGGACGAGCCACGCCCGCATCGTCCAGGTCGAACAGGATATTCTGGGAGAGAACGACAGGTTCGCAGCGGCCAATCGCGCCTGGCTCGGCGCCCGCGGCGTCGTCGCCCTGAACCTCGTCTCCAGCCCCGGCTCCGGCAAGACCACCTTGCTGGTCCGCACCATCGCCGACCTGTGCGACCGGGTCCCGATCGCGGTGATCGAGGGCGACCAGCAGACCGCGTTCGATGCGGAGCGCATCCGCGCCGCCGGCGCGCCGTCGGTTCAGATCAACACCGGCAAGGGCTGCCACCTCGACGCCCATATGGTCGGGCACGCAATCGAGCGGCTGCAGCCGGAGCCGGACTCCCTGTTGTTCATCGAGAACGTCGGCAACCTGGTGTGTCCGGCCGCTTTCGACCTGGGCGAGGCCTGCAAGGTGGTGATGTTGTCGGTGACCGAGGGCGAGGACAAGCCGCTCAAGTACCCCGACATGTTCCATGCCTCGCGGCTGATGCTGCTGACCAAGATCGACCTGCTGCCCCACGTAGCGTTCGACGTGGATCGCTGCCTTTCCTATGCTCGGCGCGTCAACCGCGACATCGAGATGCTGCCGGTATCGGCGACGACGGGGAAGGGCCTCGCGGCCTGGTATGACTGGATCGCGCGGCGGCGCGCCTGCGCATCCGGGAACCGGTCCGTGGAGGCTCCGGTTTGA
- a CDS encoding glycogen synthase, whose product MFIAMVSSELAPVAKVGSAADAVFGLSRELELRGHTVEIILPKYDCLWYEEIWALHKTWEDLWVPWHGGAIPCSVWYGFVHGRRCFFIEPHSRDNFFNRGCFYGHPDDPYRFAFFCRATLEFMLKSGKRPDIIHCHDWQTGLVPVLLYELYQNLGLDRQRVCYTIHNFKHQGLCGEALLWACGLGRPEYFFHRDRLGDNDNPAAINLMKGGVVYANHVTTVSPRHAWEVIHTDQGHGLGPTLSTHSAKFTGVLNGLDYDEWNPETDRSIPSHYTRWNADAKSANAQALRERLWLRNDGMPLVAYVGRLDADNGIHLIQHSLFYGMESGAQFVLSGASLDAGVNDHFWKLKQQLNESPDCHLEIGCNEQLAHLIYAGADIVVLPSMVEPCGTAQLIAMRYGDVPVVRAVGGLADTVFDRDHSDRPPEMRNGYCFADADFSGVESALGRAIRLWYESPTDFRQLMNNGLAMDYSWSAPGGHYLGIYEQIRC is encoded by the coding sequence ATGTTCATTGCAATGGTGTCCTCGGAGCTTGCGCCCGTTGCGAAGGTCGGTAGCGCCGCCGACGCCGTGTTCGGGTTGAGCCGCGAACTGGAGCTCCGAGGCCACACCGTCGAGATCATTCTGCCGAAGTACGACTGCCTTTGGTACGAGGAGATCTGGGCCCTCCACAAGACATGGGAGGACCTGTGGGTCCCGTGGCATGGCGGCGCCATCCCCTGTTCGGTGTGGTACGGTTTCGTGCACGGCCGCAGATGCTTTTTCATCGAGCCGCATTCCCGCGACAATTTCTTCAATCGAGGCTGCTTCTACGGCCATCCGGACGACCCCTATCGCTTCGCTTTCTTCTGTCGGGCGACCCTGGAGTTCATGCTGAAGTCGGGCAAGCGCCCCGACATCATCCATTGCCACGACTGGCAGACCGGGCTTGTTCCGGTCTTGCTGTACGAGCTCTATCAGAACCTGGGGCTCGACCGGCAGCGGGTCTGCTACACCATCCACAATTTCAAGCATCAAGGCCTGTGCGGCGAGGCGCTGCTGTGGGCATGCGGCCTGGGGCGGCCAGAGTACTTCTTTCATCGCGACCGCCTGGGCGACAACGACAACCCGGCCGCCATCAACCTGATGAAAGGCGGGGTCGTCTACGCCAATCACGTGACGACTGTCTCGCCCCGCCATGCATGGGAGGTGATCCACACCGACCAGGGCCACGGCCTCGGCCCAACCTTGTCAACTCATTCAGCGAAGTTCACCGGCGTGCTGAATGGCCTCGACTATGACGAATGGAATCCGGAGACTGACCGCAGCATCCCATCGCACTACACCCGGTGGAATGCCGACGCCAAGTCCGCCAACGCGCAGGCGCTGCGCGAGCGGCTATGGTTACGCAACGACGGCATGCCGCTCGTCGCCTATGTCGGCCGGCTCGACGCGGACAACGGTATCCATCTCATCCAGCATTCGCTGTTCTACGGGATGGAGAGCGGGGCGCAGTTCGTTCTGTCGGGGGCCTCCCTCGACGCCGGTGTCAATGACCACTTCTGGAAACTCAAGCAGCAGCTCAACGAAAGCCCGGATTGTCATCTGGAGATCGGGTGCAACGAACAGCTCGCCCACCTTATCTACGCCGGGGCCGACATTGTGGTGCTGCCGAGCATGGTCGAGCCGTGCGGCACCGCACAGCTCATCGCCATGCGGTATGGCGACGTGCCGGTCGTCCGCGCGGTCGGCGGCTTGGCCGACACCGTGTTCGACCGCGACCACTCGGACCGGCCGCCAGAGATGCGCAACGGCTACTGCTTCGCCGACGCAGACTTCTCCGGCGTCGAGTCGGCGCTCGGTCGCGCCATCCGGCTCTGGTACGAGAGCCCAACGGACTTCCGCCAATTGATGAACAACGGCTTGGCCATGGACTATTCGTGGTCCGCGCCGGGTGGGCACTACCTCGGCATCTATGAACAGATACGCTGCTAG
- a CDS encoding phosphomannomutase/phosphoglucomutase, giving the protein MTIAASMDLHPTIFREYDIRGIVGETLTVEGVHRIGRAFGSSVAEAGGASVAVGYDGRLTSPELERVLVDGLISSGMTVHRVGRGPTPMLYFSARHLGADAGMMITGSHNPPEYNGIKMVLMGRPFFGEDILKLGRRAERGPFVRGEGRAQQRAVEADYVRRLLADYEPGRELSVAWDPGNGAAGDAVRRMCADLPGRHVLINDEVDGRFPAHHPDPTVVENLEQLQETVVASRCDLGIAFDGDGDRIGVVDAAGRVLWGDQLLLILARPILAEIPGAIVITDVKASQVFFDEIARMGGKPLMCRTGHSPIKTMMAETGAPLAGEMSGHMFFAHRYYGYDDALYAAVRLLSIVAGSDRSLGEMRDALPQMINTPEIRIDCPDERKRSVIDEVKGRLGEASGVDVKTIDGVRVSSPDGWWLLRASNTQPVLVGRCEAATSDALARQIAQLSDQLLQSGIQPPTIAAV; this is encoded by the coding sequence ATGACGATCGCGGCGTCCATGGACCTGCATCCGACGATCTTCCGCGAGTACGACATCCGCGGCATCGTCGGCGAGACGCTCACGGTCGAAGGCGTGCACCGTATCGGCCGCGCCTTCGGCTCCAGTGTCGCCGAGGCCGGCGGCGCGTCGGTGGCGGTCGGGTATGACGGCCGCCTGACGTCGCCGGAGTTGGAGCGGGTGCTGGTGGATGGGCTGATCAGCAGCGGCATGACCGTCCATCGGGTCGGTCGCGGCCCGACCCCGATGCTCTATTTCAGCGCCCGGCATCTCGGCGCCGACGCCGGCATGATGATCACCGGCTCGCACAATCCGCCCGAATACAACGGCATCAAGATGGTGCTGATGGGCCGCCCGTTCTTCGGGGAAGACATCCTCAAGCTCGGCCGGCGCGCCGAGCGGGGACCGTTCGTGCGCGGCGAGGGCCGTGCGCAACAACGCGCCGTCGAGGCGGACTATGTCCGGCGGCTGCTCGCGGATTACGAGCCGGGGCGGGAGCTCTCGGTGGCATGGGATCCCGGCAACGGCGCCGCCGGCGACGCGGTGCGGCGGATGTGCGCCGATCTGCCGGGACGCCACGTCCTTATCAACGATGAGGTGGATGGCCGCTTCCCCGCCCATCATCCGGATCCGACCGTGGTCGAGAACCTTGAGCAGTTGCAAGAGACGGTTGTCGCCAGCCGCTGCGATCTTGGCATCGCCTTCGACGGCGATGGCGACCGCATCGGCGTGGTCGACGCCGCAGGTCGCGTCCTGTGGGGGGACCAGCTCCTGTTGATCCTGGCCCGGCCGATCCTGGCGGAGATCCCGGGCGCCATCGTCATCACCGACGTCAAGGCGAGCCAAGTGTTCTTCGACGAGATCGCCCGCATGGGCGGCAAGCCGTTGATGTGCCGCACCGGCCACTCGCCCATCAAGACGATGATGGCCGAAACCGGAGCCCCGCTAGCCGGGGAGATGAGCGGCCACATGTTTTTCGCCCATCGCTACTACGGCTATGACGACGCGCTCTATGCGGCGGTGCGGCTGCTGTCCATCGTCGCCGGCTCCGACCGGAGCCTGGGCGAGATGCGGGATGCGTTGCCGCAGATGATCAACACGCCGGAGATCCGCATCGACTGTCCGGACGAGCGCAAGCGCTCGGTGATCGACGAAGTCAAGGGCCGACTGGGCGAGGCGTCGGGCGTCGACGTCAAGACCATCGACGGCGTCCGCGTCTCGTCGCCGGATGGCTGGTGGCTGCTGCGGGCGTCCAACACCCAACCGGTCCTGGTGGGCCGCTGCGAGGCGGCGACCTCGGACGCGCTCGCCCGCCAGATCGCCCAGTTGTCTGACCAGCTTCTGCAGAGCGGGATCCAACCGCCGACCATCGCCGCCGTCTGA